The [Pantoea] beijingensis genomic sequence TCAGTATCGGGCAGTGTTCGTAAAAACCAGAGAACAGTCCTGCCAGGTCATACAAGTAGGCGCACATAATATGCGGCATGCCGTCCCGGGCGACCTGAAGGATCGTCTCTTCAAACTGCAATAGTCGGGTAGCTAAGGCTGCTTCACGCTCTTCACCAATTTTGGTATCGCCAGTCACACCGGATAAATCAATCCCGGCCTTACGGAACACGGAAAGCACGCGAGTGTAGGCATACTGCATGTAAGGCGCGGTATTCCCCTCAAATGCCAGCATATTATCCCAGTCGAAAATATAATCCGTCGTGCGGCTTTTGGACAAATCAGCATATTTGACCGCGCCAATGCCGACGGTATTCGCCAGCGCCGCAAGTTCATCGGCTGGCATCTCAGGATTTTTATCAGCAACCAGCTTAGTCGCGCGTTCAACGGCCTCATCCAGCAGATCGGAGAGCTTAATGGTGCCGCCAGAACGTGTTTTAAACGGACGGCCATCTTTGCCCAGCATCATGCCAAACATGTGGTGTTCCAGCGGTACCGAGTCAGGGACATAACCTGCTTTGCGCACGATGGTCCATGCCTGCATTAAATGCTGGTGTTGACGCGAGTCGATATAATAAAGGATGCGGTCAGCGTGTAGCGTTTCATAACGGTACTTCGCACAGGCGATGTCTGTGGTGGTGTAAAGATAGCCGCCATCCTTTTTCTGAATGATGACACCCATCGGCTCACCTTCCTTGTTTTTGAACTCCTCAAGGAAAACCACGGTGGCGCCTTCACTCTCAACGGCTAAACCTTTTGCTTTCAGGTCAGCAACGATACCCGGTAGCATATCGTTATAAAGGCTTTCACCCATCACATCATTGCGGGTGAGCGTGACGTTTAACCGGTCATAAATTTTCTGGTTCTGCGTCATGGTGATGTCAACCAGCTTTTTCCACATGGTGCGGCAATATTCGTCGCCACCCTGTAGCTTGACGACATAATGACGAGCCCGTTGTGCAAAGTCTTCATCCTCATCGTAGGCCTTTTTCGCTTCGCGATAAAAACCTTCCAAATCGGCGAGGGCAATATCGCCCTGCTGTTCGTTCTGCTGCTTTTCCAGAAACGCGATTAACATACCAAACTGGGTGCCCCAGTCGCCCACATGGTTAGCTCGGATGACCTTATGTCCGAGGAACT encodes the following:
- the argS gene encoding arginine--tRNA ligase, translating into MNIQALLSEKVSQAMIAVGAPAESEPQVRQSAKVQFGDYQANGIMAVAKKLGQPPRQLAEQVLQHLDLNGIASKVEIAGPGFINIFLDHYWLSRQIDLAVSSPRLGVATLPPQTIVIDYSAPNVAKEMHVGHVRSTIIGDAAARTHEFLGHKVIRANHVGDWGTQFGMLIAFLEKQQNEQQGDIALADLEGFYREAKKAYDEDEDFAQRARHYVVKLQGGDEYCRTMWKKLVDITMTQNQKIYDRLNVTLTRNDVMGESLYNDMLPGIVADLKAKGLAVESEGATVVFLEEFKNKEGEPMGVIIQKKDGGYLYTTTDIACAKYRYETLHADRILYYIDSRQHQHLMQAWTIVRKAGYVPDSVPLEHHMFGMMLGKDGRPFKTRSGGTIKLSDLLDEAVERATKLVADKNPEMPADELAALANTVGIGAVKYADLSKSRTTDYIFDWDNMLAFEGNTAPYMQYAYTRVLSVFRKAGIDLSGVTGDTKIGEEREAALATRLLQFEETILQVARDGMPHIMCAYLYDLAGLFSGFYEHCPILTADDETIRQSRLKLALLTAKTLKQGLDTLGIETVERM